One genomic region from uncultured Fibrobacter sp. encodes:
- a CDS encoding MMPL family transporter: MRWELQLQDILEKEDTVSQDLESIEKSFGGLGSLTVVLQSADSLANYTLAKNVANQLMTYKDLIHFVEFETDINFYEKYKFFYINNDDLDTIINRVETLRSTHILKYNPLFVDLSDSNHAQSVAQDSSQVQGDTAASAFANFHLEDIEQKYFDKLKRSHSNSDGTIRIIDIYPTHSIADLYASRELVSTVKRCIGNTVGSKGIDVYYTGKVYDVIQTGRAILPEAKNAGKIMAVLILILLIINFRKQPQLILVSAIPIAIPLLFVLSIAQILYGRINLFSLALVLFLPGLASQTITHILTRYFKERAHNLSPDLCIESAILGIGPSTAASALMMALIFAGLSFIPLAGIKELGVLGAIGSLLNWGICSTLVATLLRLLQKKRPFKIPKFNFKYKYRFTLVSFKTNSIMLIAVIVVSLVALFFGGTSLRVFYDFSRTELQHKKSIADSLVTQTEFPQYDPIIVQLPNAIAGDSLVNNFQRLKKKGLAKTIDKILTLSQISPTLQPEKRKKLEKLESMISDNIVIENLAPSEKTTIQRIVQSLNVQSFEETEFTQALRQKFSDTEGNLGVFAFIFPNIDPNNGLECRRLVKDLKNFDGVIDGSLKMSGTPILRATILDKIFPNLYKSIIFGSIIVCFLLLVFYNNLSRATFTVLPSCFAMSWLLIALKFLNIEISIYSAIAFVFLIGASVDGSLQLWASFYEKQGGTALIVLQRKFTGIVISQMACLVGTYGLLISSHPGLRSIGVLSLIGLLCIFAAQLTIFPLIAGALDNYRIRKKKKIYDKAHFH; the protein is encoded by the coding sequence TTGAGATGGGAATTGCAGCTCCAGGACATCTTGGAAAAGGAAGACACGGTTAGCCAAGACCTTGAATCTATCGAGAAGTCTTTCGGCGGGCTCGGGAGCCTTACGGTCGTACTCCAGTCAGCAGATAGCCTCGCCAACTACACCTTGGCAAAGAACGTCGCGAACCAGCTCATGACGTACAAGGATCTCATCCATTTTGTCGAGTTCGAGACAGACATTAACTTCTACGAGAAATACAAGTTCTTCTACATCAACAACGACGACCTCGACACGATTATCAACCGGGTCGAGACGCTGCGTAGCACCCACATACTCAAGTACAACCCTCTTTTCGTTGATCTATCGGACTCCAACCACGCACAATCTGTAGCCCAGGACAGTTCCCAAGTACAAGGCGACACAGCAGCAAGCGCATTCGCAAACTTCCACTTGGAAGACATCGAACAAAAATACTTTGACAAACTCAAGCGCAGCCATTCCAACAGCGACGGAACCATACGCATCATCGACATTTACCCGACCCATTCAATAGCGGATCTCTATGCCAGCCGCGAACTTGTTTCCACAGTCAAACGCTGCATCGGGAACACGGTGGGTTCAAAGGGAATTGACGTGTACTACACGGGCAAGGTCTACGATGTCATCCAAACCGGGCGAGCCATTCTTCCCGAAGCAAAGAATGCGGGCAAGATCATGGCGGTTCTCATCCTGATTCTCCTTATCATCAATTTCCGCAAGCAACCGCAATTAATTCTCGTCTCGGCAATCCCCATCGCCATTCCGCTACTATTCGTACTCTCCATCGCCCAGATTCTCTACGGCCGAATCAACTTGTTCTCGCTCGCGCTCGTGCTGTTCCTGCCTGGGCTTGCCAGTCAAACCATCACGCACATCCTCACCCGTTATTTCAAGGAACGCGCCCACAACCTGAGTCCTGATCTCTGCATTGAGAGCGCCATCCTCGGAATTGGCCCTTCCACTGCGGCATCGGCACTGATGATGGCACTGATTTTTGCAGGGCTCTCGTTTATCCCGCTGGCGGGAATCAAAGAACTCGGTGTACTAGGAGCCATCGGAAGCCTCTTGAACTGGGGAATCTGCTCCACGCTCGTCGCTACACTTCTCCGTTTGCTCCAGAAAAAACGTCCCTTCAAAATTCCAAAATTCAATTTCAAATACAAGTACCGCTTCACGTTGGTGTCGTTCAAGACAAACTCCATCATGCTCATCGCCGTCATCGTCGTAAGCCTTGTCGCGCTGTTCTTTGGCGGGACAAGCCTTCGCGTGTTCTACGATTTCAGCCGGACCGAACTGCAACACAAGAAATCCATAGCCGATTCACTCGTCACGCAGACAGAATTCCCGCAGTACGACCCCATCATCGTACAGCTCCCCAACGCCATAGCAGGCGACTCGCTGGTAAACAATTTCCAACGGCTCAAGAAAAAGGGCCTCGCAAAAACCATCGACAAGATTCTCACCCTTTCACAGATTTCTCCGACTTTGCAACCCGAAAAGCGGAAAAAATTGGAAAAGCTGGAATCGATGATTTCGGACAACATCGTCATCGAGAATCTCGCTCCATCAGAAAAGACGACAATCCAGCGCATAGTCCAAAGCCTCAACGTACAATCCTTTGAAGAGACAGAATTCACGCAAGCTCTGCGTCAGAAATTCAGCGACACCGAAGGGAACCTTGGCGTATTCGCATTCATCTTCCCCAACATCGACCCCAACAACGGCCTGGAATGCCGCCGTCTTGTAAAGGACCTCAAGAATTTTGATGGTGTCATCGATGGTTCCCTGAAAATGAGCGGCACGCCGATTCTCCGAGCGACGATTTTAGACAAGATTTTCCCAAACCTGTACAAGTCCATTATCTTCGGCAGCATCATCGTGTGCTTCTTGCTCCTGGTATTCTACAACAACTTAAGCCGAGCGACATTCACGGTCCTCCCCTCATGCTTTGCCATGAGCTGGCTTCTCATTGCCCTCAAGTTCTTGAACATCGAGATTTCCATATACAGCGCCATCGCCTTCGTGTTCCTCATCGGCGCAAGCGTCGACGGTTCACTGCAACTCTGGGCCTCATTCTACGAGAAACAAGGCGGCACTGCACTTATCGTACTCCAGCGCAAGTTCACAGGAATCGTGATTTCTCAGATGGCATGCCTCGTGGGAACCTACGGGCTTCTCATCTCTTCGCACCCAGGGCTCCGGAGCATTGGAGTTCTCTCGCTTATCGGGCTTCTCTGCATTTTCGCAGCCCAGCTCACCATATTCCCGCTAATTGCCGGAGCACTTGACAATTACAGAATTCGCAAGAAAAAAAAGATTTATGACAAAGCCCATTTCCACTAG
- a CDS encoding BamA/TamA family outer membrane protein — translation MFCFFGKFDFLRMLKMGPLVLSLAVYAAMPVFAEEADKTENVAADSTDDSNPLSWFFDNMVQPVFNAAIWPVSQPLHYAFDNGVFETFQDLITFGENRNIFIYPAFNFRPGSSTLIGFNYRHRNVILGQDYYVLSSNFYANGDISFDTHYSKSGIWGTPLSWEVKYALELNRDAKFTRPSSWDPYVQPDSTYKIDGNIGFPLNSSRTLSMRFNFGYRYIDASVPNIAEDTIYVGDDFWIQDRGLYQKHGQYPLGLSFTFNNLDFPYVPSRGFRILLSGNYNIVKKYSGVRYRSLGLEGDYEDEVMEDNGANHDYINGEFVIQRYFYLGKARQYVMSASEGRQNRKFYTDFSLDEAARVWNPENMKENLFERRVIALQYRLLTIHEMEEGNAPFNAYPVLNARYPLRGYGAFLMSKNIMGLSAEYRWPVDRYVDGVIFDEYVLYSEEIDDWSFGRFLNSWGFGVRVRRPDMYFFRIQFGFHGLQGIQMVMTVAPEFR, via the coding sequence ATGTTTTGTTTTTTTGGCAAATTTGACTTCTTGCGCATGTTGAAGATGGGCCCCTTGGTTCTCTCGCTGGCGGTATATGCTGCTATGCCCGTTTTTGCCGAAGAAGCCGATAAAACGGAAAATGTGGCGGCGGACTCAACAGACGATTCTAACCCGCTCTCTTGGTTCTTTGACAACATGGTCCAGCCAGTTTTCAATGCGGCGATTTGGCCTGTATCTCAGCCGTTACATTACGCATTTGATAATGGTGTCTTTGAAACGTTCCAGGACCTCATTACGTTTGGTGAAAACCGCAATATCTTTATTTATCCCGCATTCAATTTTAGACCGGGTTCGTCGACGCTAATCGGGTTCAACTATCGCCATCGCAACGTAATCCTGGGTCAAGATTACTATGTCCTTAGTTCAAATTTTTACGCCAACGGGGATATCTCTTTTGATACGCACTACAGCAAGAGCGGTATATGGGGGACGCCGCTTTCTTGGGAGGTGAAATATGCGCTGGAATTGAATCGCGATGCCAAGTTTACGAGGCCCAGTTCGTGGGACCCTTATGTGCAGCCAGACTCCACTTACAAGATTGATGGAAATATCGGCTTCCCCTTGAATTCGTCTAGAACGCTTTCCATGCGTTTTAATTTTGGGTATAGGTATATTGACGCAAGTGTTCCTAATATTGCCGAAGACACAATCTATGTCGGGGATGATTTCTGGATTCAGGACAGGGGCCTTTACCAGAAGCATGGTCAATATCCGCTAGGCTTGTCGTTTACTTTTAACAACCTGGATTTCCCTTATGTTCCATCTAGGGGCTTCCGAATCCTTTTGAGTGGCAATTACAATATTGTTAAAAAATATAGTGGAGTTCGTTATCGTTCACTTGGTCTAGAAGGGGACTACGAAGACGAAGTTATGGAAGATAACGGAGCAAATCATGACTACATCAATGGTGAATTCGTAATACAACGTTATTTCTATTTGGGCAAGGCTCGGCAGTACGTGATGTCGGCAAGTGAAGGGCGCCAGAACAGGAAGTTCTACACGGACTTTTCGTTAGACGAGGCGGCGCGCGTATGGAACCCTGAAAACATGAAGGAAAACCTGTTTGAACGCCGTGTGATTGCGCTGCAGTACAGGCTTCTTACCATCCATGAGATGGAGGAAGGCAATGCTCCGTTTAATGCGTATCCGGTCCTGAACGCCCGCTATCCGTTGCGTGGCTACGGAGCCTTCCTTATGTCGAAAAATATAATGGGCCTAAGTGCGGAATATCGCTGGCCTGTAGATCGCTATGTGGATGGCGTTATCTTTGACGAGTATGTTCTTTATTCCGAAGAGATTGACGATTGGTCTTTTGGAAGGTTCTTGAATTCTTGGGGCTTCGGTGTTCGCGTGCGGCGGCCGGACATGTATTTCTTCCGAATCCAGTTCGGGTTCCACGGACTCCAAGGAATCCAGATGGTGATGACTGTCGCTCCGGAATTCAGATAG
- a CDS encoding TIGR01440 family protein codes for MNAAKELVEKARLTAGNIVVIGCSTSSTLGNDIGSHSVPEVGKAIFEGLQSVFKPLGIYIAAQCCEHLNRAIIVEHKAVPNAEIVNVVPQPKAGGSFATACYSAFEQPVAIEHIKADAGLDIGGTLIGMHLKEVAVPVHMQLTHIGKAILIAARTRPKFIGGERAHYDESLKDGYPNF; via the coding sequence ATGAACGCCGCTAAGGAACTTGTGGAAAAGGCGCGCCTTACGGCGGGCAATATCGTAGTCATCGGTTGCAGCACGAGTTCCACGCTCGGAAACGACATCGGCAGCCACTCCGTGCCCGAAGTCGGCAAGGCCATTTTCGAAGGTTTGCAGTCCGTTTTCAAGCCGCTCGGCATCTACATCGCGGCGCAGTGCTGCGAGCACTTGAACCGAGCCATCATCGTCGAGCACAAGGCCGTACCGAACGCCGAAATCGTGAACGTGGTACCGCAACCCAAGGCCGGCGGCTCGTTCGCCACCGCCTGCTATAGCGCTTTTGAACAACCTGTCGCCATTGAACATATCAAGGCAGACGCCGGATTAGATATCGGCGGTACACTCATCGGCATGCACCTGAAAGAAGTCGCGGTACCTGTTCACATGCAGCTAACGCATATCGGCAAGGCAATCCTGATTGCAGCGCGCACGCGCCCGAAATTCATCGGCGGCGAACGCGCCCATTACGACGAGTCCCTCAAGGACGGCTACCCAAATTTTTAG
- a CDS encoding TniB family NTP-binding protein, translated as MMVSMSLQQKGSIDSIKQRNATYKWAHGGEFQGVITGATSSTVIGSSGIGKTSAIQYATKLLGPVIESDDNIHRIIPVLMVSCPFDCSYKGLLCQILISIDEILETHYYERSEKSKMNSQQILGMVCQICHLYVGTLIIDEIQFIVESKSGKLLYQMILQLINTSCISVLLVGTNECLDFFTQAPPLTDSAIRKQSQPFPSK; from the coding sequence ATGATGGTCTCAATGTCGCTCCAGCAAAAAGGGTCCATCGATTCCATCAAGCAAAGAAACGCCACGTACAAGTGGGCGCACGGTGGTGAATTTCAGGGAGTTATTACAGGCGCCACAAGCAGCACGGTCATTGGCTCCAGCGGAATTGGGAAAACTTCGGCCATTCAATACGCCACCAAATTACTTGGACCAGTCATCGAAAGTGACGACAACATTCACAGGATAATCCCCGTCCTGATGGTATCTTGCCCATTCGACTGTAGCTATAAAGGCCTACTATGCCAAATTCTCATTAGCATCGACGAAATCCTGGAAACACACTACTACGAACGTAGCGAAAAAAGCAAGATGAACTCGCAGCAAATACTTGGGATGGTTTGCCAAATTTGCCATTTGTATGTGGGGACTCTTATCATAGATGAAATACAATTTATTGTGGAAAGCAAGTCAGGAAAATTGCTTTATCAGATGATTTTACAACTGATAAATACAAGCTGCATATCTGTTCTGCTCGTAGGAACAAACGAATGCCTAGACTTCTTTACCCAGGCGCCTCCCTTGACAGACTCTGCAATTCGCAAGCAATCGCAGCCGTTCCCGTCGAAATGA
- a CDS encoding Mu transposase C-terminal domain-containing protein, with protein MYSTNSLWDKNGTIYRILENDDNNGLLVINCIRQCNPMFILKEQFEGAKQITEDELQARAKIELRTDLNEKELAETNKRYTLISGIIPIIGDSQERCSMLRQIAKLNGYSIRGVKKWLYRYLAFQNKAILAPKKAQQKELTPDQKNFRWALNKFFYTRHGKSLTDTYYSLIKERYCEPDGQIKADRPSIHQFRYFFYRNRKIQTELISRGGLKDYQMNHRPLLGSGVQEFAPCIGTGMLDSTICDIYLCNSQGIVIGRPILTACIDGYSGLCCGYYLGWEGGMYSVRELILNIIADKTELCKAFGIEIKDEDWPCKELPSIMVTDRGSEYASFNFEQLAELGVTIINLPPFRPELKGRVEKFFDLIQNAYKPYLKGKGVIESDFQKRGGHDYRKDACISLHDFETIIIHAIIFHNTKRVLKNFPYTAQMLDEKTPPYSASIWGFQKKHGLGNLIFASPETITALLLPRTTGHFTRKGLIVNGLRYGSDGFVERFLKGNKVNVAFNPDNVTYVYLVDENFRRFELIDTQFDGAKLDSVNQAKTAQKEHVKHFYEESMQGRINLISHIQTIVEQGAIKPKKCLKAIGENRRIEKYETHKDIITEAKNDN; from the coding sequence ATGTATAGCACAAATTCTCTATGGGATAAAAACGGCACAATTTACCGTATCCTAGAAAACGATGATAACAACGGTCTATTGGTTATCAACTGTATTCGTCAATGCAATCCCATGTTCATTCTAAAAGAGCAATTCGAAGGCGCCAAACAAATAACTGAAGACGAACTCCAAGCCAGAGCAAAAATTGAGCTAAGAACAGACTTAAATGAAAAGGAACTGGCAGAAACAAACAAAAGATATACACTCATAAGCGGAATAATCCCAATAATAGGCGACTCTCAGGAACGCTGTTCCATGCTTCGACAGATAGCCAAACTTAACGGTTACAGTATCCGTGGAGTCAAGAAATGGCTCTACAGATACCTCGCATTCCAGAACAAGGCAATCCTAGCCCCAAAAAAGGCACAACAAAAAGAACTTACCCCAGACCAAAAGAACTTCCGCTGGGCATTAAACAAGTTTTTCTACACCAGACATGGTAAAAGTCTAACTGATACGTATTATTCCCTAATTAAGGAACGATACTGTGAACCCGACGGTCAAATAAAGGCCGACAGGCCTTCGATTCACCAATTTCGCTACTTCTTTTATAGAAACCGAAAAATCCAAACGGAGCTCATCAGCAGAGGCGGTCTAAAAGACTATCAAATGAACCATAGACCTTTGCTTGGAAGTGGCGTTCAGGAATTTGCTCCGTGTATCGGAACGGGAATGCTGGATTCCACTATATGCGACATTTACTTATGCAATAGCCAAGGGATTGTCATAGGAAGGCCGATTCTCACAGCCTGCATTGACGGCTACAGCGGGCTTTGTTGCGGCTATTATCTTGGTTGGGAGGGAGGAATGTACAGTGTTCGGGAATTGATTTTGAATATCATCGCAGACAAGACTGAACTCTGTAAAGCTTTCGGAATCGAGATAAAGGACGAAGACTGGCCCTGCAAGGAATTGCCCTCCATCATGGTAACAGATAGGGGCTCAGAATATGCAAGCTTTAATTTTGAACAGCTGGCAGAACTGGGGGTAACAATCATAAACCTTCCACCATTTCGTCCAGAACTCAAGGGGCGTGTCGAAAAATTCTTTGACTTGATTCAGAATGCCTATAAGCCCTATTTGAAGGGAAAAGGCGTCATCGAATCAGATTTTCAAAAACGTGGTGGTCACGATTACAGGAAAGACGCCTGTATCTCATTGCATGATTTTGAGACCATCATCATCCATGCAATCATTTTCCATAACACCAAAAGAGTCCTCAAAAATTTCCCCTATACAGCCCAAATGCTTGATGAGAAAACGCCTCCGTACTCTGCCAGCATTTGGGGATTTCAAAAGAAACATGGATTAGGGAATCTCATCTTTGCATCACCCGAGACCATCACAGCGCTCCTGTTGCCTAGAACTACGGGGCATTTCACCCGAAAAGGTTTAATTGTGAACGGCCTCCGTTACGGTTCAGATGGATTTGTAGAACGTTTCCTCAAGGGTAACAAAGTCAATGTCGCTTTTAATCCCGATAATGTCACCTATGTGTACCTAGTCGATGAGAATTTCAGACGGTTTGAACTTATCGACACACAATTTGACGGGGCCAAGCTAGACAGCGTGAACCAAGCAAAAACAGCACAAAAGGAGCATGTCAAACATTTTTACGAAGAATCCATGCAAGGCCGAATCAACCTAATCTCCCACATCCAGACAATCGTCGAACAGGGCGCCATAAAGCCTAAAAAATGTCTCAAAGCCATCGGGGAAAACCGACGAATCGAGAAATACGAAACCCATAAAGACATCATCACGGAGGCAAAGAATGACAACTAA
- the guaA gene encoding glutamine-hydrolyzing GMP synthase gives MKNVDTIAVLDFGGQYAHLIANRVRRLGVFTEIHSPAAPVSELEGVKGIIYSGGPSSVYAADAPEYNPEILNLPVPKLGICYGHQLIAQQLGGHVEPGKVKEYGIADLIVGDEKCPILKDLPKASPMWMSHGDQVTKLPEGYKIVASTKDCEIAAVAFDSDKPERQIFGIQFHPEVTHSKFGMKLLENFIDFTGAKKTWNMKSYLPLITQRIKDQVKDRKVFLLVSGGVDSTVAFVLLNRVLGPEKVLGLHVDNGMMRLGESQKIMDFLTKEGMNNLKVRDASEHFLAKLKGMTAPETKRGIIGKEFLTVKDEEMAKLNLDPNQWMMAQGTIYPDTIESGGTKNADKIKTHHNRVQEVLDLMEKGLVLEPLADLYKDEVRALGEELGIPHNLVWRHPFPGPGLGVRLLCSDGVLASDMVKFEDVKDTAGQSLADYLKANNIAGRLLPIKSVGVQGDGRTYAQPFLITTPGLSWKDCEKFSTELANRFKAINRVIYQIGSVADEDPKLVEQFATRENFDTLRKFDNICTEFLQANDLYEKIWQMPVVLVPLRTANKPCIVMRPVNSTEAMTANFAEIDQGLLAGLWRKFEAEGAGSLWYDVTHKPPGTIEWE, from the coding sequence ATGAAGAACGTTGATACGATTGCAGTTTTGGACTTTGGCGGGCAGTACGCCCACCTGATTGCTAACCGCGTGCGCCGCCTGGGCGTGTTTACCGAAATCCACTCCCCCGCCGCTCCCGTCAGCGAACTGGAAGGCGTGAAGGGAATCATTTACAGTGGCGGCCCCTCCAGCGTGTACGCCGCGGACGCCCCGGAATACAATCCCGAAATTTTGAACCTCCCGGTGCCGAAACTCGGCATCTGCTACGGACACCAGCTCATTGCCCAGCAGCTGGGCGGTCACGTGGAACCGGGCAAGGTCAAGGAATACGGCATCGCCGACCTGATTGTGGGCGACGAAAAGTGCCCGATTTTGAAGGACCTCCCGAAGGCCTCCCCCATGTGGATGAGCCACGGCGACCAAGTCACGAAGCTCCCCGAGGGCTACAAGATTGTGGCCAGCACCAAGGACTGCGAAATCGCGGCCGTCGCCTTCGACAGTGACAAGCCCGAACGCCAGATTTTCGGTATCCAGTTCCACCCCGAAGTCACGCACAGCAAGTTCGGCATGAAGTTGCTCGAAAACTTCATCGACTTCACCGGCGCGAAGAAGACCTGGAACATGAAGAGCTACCTGCCGCTCATCACGCAGCGCATCAAGGACCAGGTCAAGGACCGCAAGGTGTTCCTGCTCGTCTCCGGCGGCGTGGACTCTACCGTGGCATTCGTGCTCCTGAACCGCGTACTCGGACCGGAAAAGGTCCTCGGCCTGCACGTGGACAACGGCATGATGCGCCTCGGCGAATCCCAGAAGATTATGGATTTCCTCACGAAGGAAGGCATGAACAACTTGAAGGTGCGTGACGCAAGCGAGCACTTCCTCGCGAAGCTCAAGGGCATGACTGCGCCGGAAACCAAGCGCGGCATCATCGGCAAGGAATTCCTGACGGTGAAGGACGAGGAAATGGCGAAGCTCAACCTCGATCCGAACCAGTGGATGATGGCGCAAGGCACCATCTACCCCGACACCATCGAAAGCGGCGGCACCAAGAACGCCGACAAAATCAAGACGCACCACAACCGCGTTCAAGAAGTTTTGGACCTCATGGAAAAGGGCCTCGTGCTCGAACCGCTCGCCGACCTGTACAAGGACGAAGTCCGCGCATTGGGCGAAGAACTCGGCATCCCGCACAACCTCGTGTGGCGCCACCCGTTCCCGGGTCCGGGCCTCGGCGTACGCCTGCTCTGCAGCGATGGCGTGCTCGCCAGCGACATGGTGAAGTTTGAAGACGTGAAGGATACCGCCGGTCAGTCCCTCGCCGACTACCTGAAGGCGAACAACATTGCAGGCCGCCTGCTCCCCATCAAGAGCGTGGGCGTGCAGGGCGATGGCCGTACTTACGCACAGCCGTTCCTCATTACCACTCCGGGCCTCTCCTGGAAGGATTGCGAAAAGTTCTCGACAGAACTCGCCAACCGCTTCAAGGCCATCAACCGCGTGATTTACCAGATTGGCAGCGTCGCCGACGAAGATCCGAAACTCGTGGAACAGTTCGCCACCCGCGAAAACTTCGATACGCTCCGCAAGTTCGACAACATCTGCACCGAATTCCTGCAGGCCAACGACCTGTACGAAAAAATTTGGCAGATGCCGGTCGTGCTCGTCCCGCTCCGCACAGCAAACAAGCCCTGCATCGTGATGCGCCCGGTGAACTCCACCGAAGCCATGACCGCAAACTTCGCCGAAATCGATCAGGGATTGCTCGCCGGTCTCTGGCGCAAGTTCGAAGCCGAAGGTGCTGGCAGCCTGTGGTACGACGTGACGCACAAGCCGCCCGGAACCATCGAGTGGGAATAA
- a CDS encoding M17 family metallopeptidase — MKLNIISSESAKAQENKAYALFFVKQSVQFSKVLTEAGSAQVESVLEGMKDGPFEDLELLEIDGDNTLFVDAAKERGLSNLDHLRMAAYRLAGRAMKKQIPCVSIFLADAADEQFKAIVHGLHYANYKFDAYKSKQKPNFQVTYEIIAGEHVAAFKKIAEEVAVEQKAVTLAKNLINTCAADLYPAEFVENAKTIAKYTPGLSIKVRDMKQLEKEGFMGHVTVGKGSSREPYMITLDYKPAKRTSKDHLVIVGKGLTFDTGGLCLKPPKSMPEMISDMSGAATALAAIQAIATLKLPIHVSAVCCLAENAIGNKSVLPGDIFKAKNGKTVMVDNTDAEGRLVLSDGLAEAGEIGATHIVDLATLTGAMVRALGYAVAGFFSNDDDLGLKVINCGEACCEKFWSMPLEEEYADALKDKFADLKNTGSDAGAISAALFLQEFVPEDTAWAHWDIAGTAFVDKKWKYTEYGATGFGVQTLIELAREMSAAE; from the coding sequence ATGAAACTCAATATTATTTCTTCCGAATCCGCAAAGGCCCAAGAAAACAAGGCCTACGCTCTATTTTTTGTCAAGCAGTCCGTCCAATTTTCCAAGGTGCTTACCGAAGCCGGTAGCGCCCAAGTGGAATCCGTCCTCGAAGGCATGAAGGACGGACCCTTCGAAGACCTTGAACTTTTGGAAATCGACGGAGACAACACCCTGTTTGTCGACGCCGCCAAGGAACGCGGGCTATCGAACCTCGACCACCTGCGCATGGCCGCCTACCGCCTCGCCGGCCGCGCCATGAAAAAGCAGATTCCCTGCGTGAGTATATTCCTCGCCGACGCCGCCGACGAACAGTTCAAGGCCATCGTCCACGGTCTACATTACGCGAACTACAAGTTCGACGCCTACAAGAGCAAGCAAAAGCCGAATTTCCAGGTCACCTACGAAATTATCGCCGGTGAACACGTCGCCGCATTCAAGAAAATCGCCGAAGAAGTCGCCGTCGAACAGAAGGCGGTGACCCTTGCGAAGAACCTCATCAACACTTGTGCCGCAGACCTCTACCCCGCCGAATTCGTCGAGAACGCAAAGACGATTGCCAAGTACACGCCGGGGCTTTCCATCAAGGTGCGCGACATGAAGCAGCTTGAAAAAGAAGGTTTCATGGGCCACGTGACCGTCGGCAAGGGCAGTTCCCGCGAGCCCTACATGATTACGCTTGACTACAAGCCCGCCAAGCGCACATCCAAGGACCACCTCGTCATCGTCGGCAAGGGTCTCACGTTCGACACCGGCGGACTTTGTCTAAAACCGCCCAAATCCATGCCCGAAATGATTAGCGACATGAGCGGTGCGGCCACCGCACTTGCCGCCATCCAGGCCATCGCAACACTCAAGCTCCCGATCCACGTAAGCGCTGTCTGCTGCCTTGCCGAAAACGCCATCGGCAACAAGTCCGTATTGCCGGGAGACATTTTCAAGGCCAAGAACGGCAAGACCGTCATGGTCGACAACACAGACGCCGAAGGCCGCCTGGTTCTCTCCGACGGACTTGCCGAAGCAGGTGAAATCGGAGCAACGCACATCGTAGACCTCGCCACCCTCACGGGCGCCATGGTCCGCGCCCTCGGCTACGCCGTCGCCGGGTTCTTCAGCAACGACGACGACCTCGGACTCAAGGTCATCAACTGCGGCGAAGCCTGCTGCGAAAAGTTCTGGAGCATGCCGCTCGAAGAAGAATACGCCGATGCGCTCAAAGACAAGTTCGCCGACCTCAAGAACACCGGAAGCGATGCGGGAGCCATCTCCGCCGCCCTCTTCTTGCAGGAATTCGTACCCGAAGACACCGCCTGGGCCCACTGGGACATCGCGGGAACCGCCTTCGTCGACAAGAAGTGGAAATACACCGAATACGGTGCGACCGGATTCGGCGTGCAGACACTTATCGAGCTTGCTCGCGAAATGAGCGCTGCCGAGTAA